From Alteromonas australica, one genomic window encodes:
- a CDS encoding endonuclease/exonuclease/phosphatase family protein, which yields MKTLIIGLSLASFVASFTTLAQTLKVATFNVSMESTNYTSLGMAPSDKVLAQVLSSKDNLQVRNIAEIIQRVNPDILLLNEFDYIADKSKGIDAFVKHFLNVPQAGQGAVDYPYTYVAAVNTGVPTEFDLDNNGKAEKFGGDAYGYGLYPGQYGMAILSKYPIEYEQIRTFQMFKWHHMPNAQIPVLPAEDGSIENGEPWYSEEEWTSLRLSSKSHWDVPVKVNGSLVHVLAMHPTPPNFDGEEDRNGKRNHDEIRLMADYLTPGTGSYIYDDAGHKASLPKNTRFVLVGDFNAADIGDKHRPDVIEQLTESPYVNNRLIPTSEGGAALSEQDYSRRFTAYWGARADYVLPSTYGFNVQDAGVFWPPSDSPLYRLVKDRNASSDHRMVWVTLEVLESEDHNE from the coding sequence ATGAAAACCCTAATTATTGGCTTGAGTTTAGCGTCGTTCGTTGCCTCTTTTACCACCCTAGCCCAAACACTCAAAGTGGCTACCTTCAATGTAAGTATGGAGTCTACAAACTACACGTCGCTGGGCATGGCACCGAGTGATAAAGTGTTAGCGCAGGTGTTGTCATCGAAAGATAACCTGCAGGTGCGTAATATTGCGGAGATAATTCAACGGGTCAACCCAGATATCCTGTTGCTCAACGAGTTTGACTATATTGCCGACAAATCTAAAGGCATAGATGCTTTTGTTAAGCATTTTCTCAATGTGCCGCAGGCAGGCCAAGGGGCTGTAGATTATCCATACACCTATGTGGCCGCTGTTAATACTGGTGTGCCCACTGAGTTTGATTTAGACAACAACGGTAAGGCAGAGAAGTTCGGTGGTGATGCATACGGATATGGGCTTTACCCAGGCCAATACGGGATGGCAATTCTTTCTAAATACCCTATTGAATACGAGCAAATTCGAACCTTCCAGATGTTCAAGTGGCACCATATGCCCAATGCGCAAATTCCCGTTTTACCTGCTGAAGATGGCAGTATTGAAAATGGCGAACCTTGGTACAGCGAGGAAGAGTGGACGTCGTTGAGGTTAAGTTCAAAGTCTCATTGGGATGTACCTGTGAAGGTGAATGGCAGCTTGGTTCATGTGCTTGCAATGCATCCCACGCCGCCCAACTTTGATGGGGAAGAAGATAGAAACGGCAAGAGAAATCACGACGAAATTCGTTTAATGGCAGATTACTTAACGCCGGGTACGGGCAGCTACATCTACGATGACGCTGGGCACAAGGCGTCGTTGCCAAAGAACACGCGCTTTGTACTGGTGGGAGACTTTAACGCCGCTGATATTGGCGATAAACACCGACCCGATGTAATAGAACAGCTAACAGAAAGCCCCTATGTGAATAATAGACTAATCCCCACCAGTGAAGGCGGCGCTGCATTATCTGAACAAGATTATAGCCGTCGATTTACAGCTTATTGGGGGGCAAGGGCTGATTATGTATTGCCATCCACTTATGGGTTTAACGTGCAAGACGCAGGCGTATTTTGGCCACCAAGTGATAGCCCACTTTACCGGCTGGTGAAAGATAGAAACGCCAGTTCAGATCACAGGATGGTATGGGTGACGCTTGAGGTGTTAGAAAGCGAAGATCACAACGAATAG
- a CDS encoding peroxiredoxin-like family protein, with amino-acid sequence MTSLKAQTQAKVEAGRKNNPDFMAGVDKEIANSKALQQGESALKVGEKAPLFTLPSPADDKVSLSDCLSKGPVVLTFYRGSWCPYCNLQLNALKQRMNEITALGATLIAISPERPDGTLSKEEMSTLPFTVLSDQGADVAASYGVAWQVPDFLLEHMRVDRGLDLQEINNGNATILPIPATFILNKSGEIIWRYVDVDYRTRSEPDDIIKALKAL; translated from the coding sequence ATGACATCTCTAAAAGCACAAACGCAAGCAAAAGTTGAAGCAGGCAGAAAGAATAACCCTGACTTTATGGCTGGCGTCGACAAAGAAATAGCTAACTCGAAAGCGTTACAGCAAGGTGAGTCAGCATTAAAGGTAGGCGAAAAAGCGCCGCTGTTTACCCTGCCTTCGCCAGCGGATGATAAGGTGTCACTGAGCGACTGCTTAAGCAAAGGCCCAGTGGTACTCACCTTTTATCGCGGAAGTTGGTGCCCTTATTGCAATTTACAATTGAATGCCCTTAAACAGCGCATGAACGAGATTACCGCTTTGGGTGCAACGCTGATTGCTATTAGCCCAGAACGGCCAGATGGCACGCTCAGCAAAGAAGAGATGAGCACCTTACCTTTCACTGTATTGTCTGACCAAGGCGCTGATGTTGCTGCTAGTTATGGCGTAGCTTGGCAGGTTCCCGACTTTCTTCTTGAACACATGCGCGTTGATCGCGGTCTCGACTTGCAAGAAATTAATAATGGTAACGCCACCATTTTGCCTATACCTGCCACTTTCATTTTAAATAAAAGTGGCGAAATTATCTGGCGATACGTTGACGTGGATTACCGTACCCGTTCAGAGCCTGATGATATCATTAAGGCATTAAAAGCGCTGTAG
- a CDS encoding DUF2177 family protein, with translation MIKNIVRYIQSILGALIAIFVCFAVLDFLWLGVIADSWYQSEMAPLLRSQFITWPWLVFYLMYGGVVFVLAVVANRDKSLLYAGIDGALLGLASYGAYNLTAYSIIEGFTLFIMTIDWAWGTCLTSASAMAGWLGFQAFKEKSSE, from the coding sequence ATGATTAAAAATATTGTACGTTATATACAAAGCATATTGGGGGCTTTAATCGCCATCTTTGTGTGCTTTGCCGTACTCGATTTCTTGTGGCTTGGCGTTATTGCCGACAGTTGGTATCAGAGCGAAATGGCCCCTTTGCTTAGAAGCCAATTTATTACCTGGCCTTGGCTTGTCTTTTACTTAATGTACGGGGGCGTGGTGTTCGTGTTGGCGGTTGTAGCTAACCGAGACAAATCACTACTTTACGCAGGTATTGATGGGGCACTTTTAGGTTTAGCAAGTTATGGCGCTTATAACCTAACGGCGTACAGCATTATTGAAGGCTTTACCTTGTTTATTATGACCATTGATTGGGCGTGGGGAACCTGCCTAACCAGCGCAAGCGCTATGGCTGGCTGGTTAGGGTTTCAGGCCTTTAAGGAAAAGAGTAGCGAATAA
- a CDS encoding fatty acid desaturase family protein — MNTRVSINTETLQEASSQSDAQLHQATIPSPSVSKPDYNKLEAQLDAIKSEVKGKIGAEDAAYIRRIILIQRICEWSGRILIMLGFIQPLLWVVGVLSLATAKILDNMEIGHNVMHGQYDWMNDKHINSKGYEWDIACDGASWNRVHNYEHHTYTNIIGKDRDFGYGLLRLSNDFRWRVKNVWQFATYIVLSVLFQWGVSYHEMAAERVFFGKKKDNRKNQVTHSELKKRFFSKGARQLVKDYVLFPLLAGPLFLWVLSGNLIANLLRNLWTSTIIFCGHFTGDVETFKEEDCKNETRGQWYYRQALGSSNIQGGNLFHVLTGHLSFQIEHHLFPDIPAKRYREMAPKVQAVFKEHGMHYNTGGFWKQYASVLKRIIRYSFP; from the coding sequence ATGAACACTCGCGTCTCAATAAACACGGAGACATTGCAAGAAGCGTCTAGTCAAAGTGACGCGCAATTACATCAAGCAACCATCCCTTCGCCTAGCGTAAGTAAACCCGACTACAACAAGCTAGAAGCCCAGCTTGATGCAATTAAGTCGGAAGTGAAGGGCAAAATTGGCGCTGAAGATGCTGCCTATATTCGACGTATTATTCTCATTCAGCGTATTTGTGAATGGAGTGGCCGTATATTAATAATGCTGGGGTTCATACAGCCGCTACTGTGGGTCGTTGGCGTACTCAGTTTAGCCACAGCAAAAATACTGGATAACATGGAAATTGGCCACAACGTGATGCACGGTCAATACGACTGGATGAACGACAAACATATCAACTCAAAGGGCTACGAGTGGGATATAGCCTGTGATGGGGCAAGCTGGAATCGGGTGCACAACTACGAGCATCACACCTACACCAATATTATTGGTAAAGATAGAGACTTTGGCTACGGCTTGCTTCGCTTGTCCAACGATTTTAGATGGCGAGTAAAAAACGTATGGCAGTTCGCCACCTATATTGTGCTAAGTGTATTGTTTCAGTGGGGGGTGTCGTATCACGAAATGGCCGCAGAGCGCGTGTTCTTTGGTAAGAAAAAAGATAATCGTAAAAACCAAGTTACGCACAGCGAACTCAAAAAACGCTTTTTCAGTAAAGGTGCGCGCCAGCTGGTAAAAGATTATGTACTCTTCCCTTTGCTGGCTGGCCCGCTGTTTTTGTGGGTGTTGTCGGGCAATCTTATTGCCAATTTGCTGCGCAATCTATGGACTTCAACCATCATCTTTTGTGGTCACTTTACCGGCGATGTAGAAACCTTTAAAGAAGAGGACTGCAAAAACGAAACTCGTGGTCAGTGGTACTATCGTCAAGCGCTGGGCTCCTCAAATATTCAGGGGGGTAATTTATTTCACGTTCTGACAGGGCATTTAAGCTTTCAGATAGAACACCATTTATTTCCCGATATTCCCGCCAAACGATATAGGGAAATGGCCCCTAAAGTACAAGCCGTATTTAAAGAGCACGGCATGCACTACAACACGGGCGGTTTTTGGAAGCAGTATGCAAGCGTATTAAAACGCATTATTCGCTACTCTTTTCCTTAA
- a CDS encoding flavin reductase family protein, translated as MSPLKLLLDNLAHRFLHHGSWRGYWEVLMQQFRPAWRDGYFRAQIEAVRNLRSDMLEVILKPEKAWPSHIAGQHVALTIEVNGRLTTRVFTVACGASFHRKTKKIRLITKVSNEGALTPYLSSAKPTTWVNISAPKGNFTLPNTGKPVLMVAGGSGITPFIAMLEDAIENKQLSSAPVHLLYFAKPNEHVLLGQLSALQKRDNRFTYALLTRQQDGQVEAHLSHFAHAHWLVCGPHAMYEQVQKVAKLAEAPLLSEHFAALPTVTTGSLSEKETFSLVHNGQPLAVNNQETLLSQLQQAKQPVTYGCGMGICHQCQCVKKRGVVRDTRTGELSDSAEQLIQLCVSQAVTDLEIQL; from the coding sequence ATGTCTCCGTTGAAACTATTACTCGATAATTTGGCGCATCGCTTTCTCCATCACGGTTCATGGAGGGGATACTGGGAAGTGCTTATGCAGCAATTTAGGCCTGCGTGGCGAGATGGCTATTTCAGAGCACAAATTGAAGCGGTCAGAAACCTAAGATCTGACATGCTGGAAGTTATTCTAAAACCCGAGAAAGCGTGGCCTAGTCATATTGCAGGGCAACATGTTGCGCTAACCATTGAAGTGAATGGTAGGCTAACTACCCGTGTATTTACCGTCGCTTGCGGTGCAAGCTTTCACCGCAAAACGAAAAAAATTCGGCTTATCACCAAGGTGAGTAACGAAGGCGCACTTACCCCCTATCTTTCCTCAGCTAAGCCTACTACTTGGGTGAATATTTCAGCCCCTAAGGGCAACTTCACATTACCTAATACCGGTAAACCCGTACTTATGGTTGCCGGTGGCTCTGGCATAACGCCGTTTATCGCCATGCTTGAAGACGCCATTGAAAATAAACAATTAAGCAGCGCGCCTGTCCACCTGCTTTATTTTGCCAAACCTAACGAACACGTATTGCTCGGCCAATTATCAGCGCTTCAAAAACGGGACAATCGCTTTACCTATGCATTGCTCACTCGGCAACAAGATGGTCAGGTTGAGGCTCATCTTTCGCACTTTGCTCATGCTCACTGGTTGGTGTGCGGCCCTCATGCCATGTACGAACAGGTACAGAAAGTCGCGAAACTGGCAGAGGCCCCCTTACTCAGCGAACATTTTGCTGCCCTGCCCACTGTGACCACAGGCAGTCTGAGCGAAAAAGAAACCTTTTCTTTAGTTCACAACGGACAACCCTTAGCGGTAAACAATCAAGAAACCCTGCTTTCACAACTTCAACAAGCCAAACAGCCTGTAACGTATGGCTGCGGTATGGGCATTTGTCATCAGTGCCAGTGTGTGAAAAAGCGTGGTGTAGTGCGCGATACCCGCACTGGCGAGCTTTCCGATAGCGCCGAGCAACTCATTCAGCTGTGTGTATCGCAGGCCGTAACCGATTTGGAGATTCAACTATGA
- a CDS encoding DinB family protein translates to MSSKSNFILMAEYNKWMNASIYSAASNLSSEELAKDRGAFFGSIIGTLNHILVADIIWLKRFATHSKTFTALDSLASKPKPEKLDSLLFSELALLKQERVSLDNTILNFVNQLSEGILASNLNYQNMRGVSYSKCFAHLLLHFFNHQTHHRGQVSTLLSQLSVDLGVTDLLVKISNAQRA, encoded by the coding sequence ATGTCTTCGAAAAGCAATTTCATATTAATGGCTGAATACAATAAATGGATGAACGCATCTATCTATTCTGCTGCGTCGAATTTAAGCTCAGAGGAACTTGCCAAGGATAGAGGGGCTTTCTTTGGTTCTATCATTGGTACACTCAATCATATCTTGGTGGCAGATATAATTTGGCTTAAACGTTTTGCCACTCATTCTAAAACTTTTACTGCATTAGATTCGTTAGCATCGAAGCCTAAACCTGAAAAACTAGACTCACTTCTGTTCTCAGAACTCGCCCTGCTTAAACAAGAAAGGGTAAGTCTGGACAACACAATCTTGAATTTTGTTAATCAGCTTTCCGAGGGCATTTTAGCAAGTAACCTAAACTATCAAAATATGAGAGGCGTCTCGTATTCAAAATGCTTCGCACATCTACTGCTGCATTTCTTTAATCATCAAACTCATCATCGTGGACAGGTGTCTACACTGTTGTCACAACTTAGTGTAGATTTAGGCGTCACGGATTTGCTGGTTAAAATATCCAACGCGCAAAGGGCATAA